In Macadamia integrifolia cultivar HAES 741 chromosome 5, SCU_Mint_v3, whole genome shotgun sequence, a single window of DNA contains:
- the LOC122079912 gene encoding uncharacterized protein LOC122079912, translated as MKLFSLGFPRPSLFLSFVQFRPPTSLRALVSTMAGVGEDQSSFSGNHDGLTVDPSKSQIDGGVSVTDAEDLKYGFQRPEMYKSSLAGTVDPYDRHVFLCYKNAESWPSRVEAAEFDRLPSLLAAALKSRKNEIQGKIRLTICEGRDGTESTNGDVLIFPDMVRYRGLTHSDADNFVEDVLVKGSTWVSGAPEALTGSHIFVCSHGSRDRRCGVCGPVLIDKIKEETESRGLNDKVFVSPCSHIGGHKYAGNLIIFSSNSEGIVTGHWYGYVTPDDVPILLEQHIGKGEIVERLWRGQMGLSNEEEENKGEHKHSPKKKKREHKHQENGGMAYNGTNLEKGETEPKGSSGEFNLKDGGSCCQGANGFSCCRDEKVEGKSEIAGKKQRQGTDVRKNMFGRLTVWAETWEQSDILAAAAVIGTVASVAVAYSFYRRSG; from the exons ATGaaacttttttctttgggtttccCTCGCCCAAGCTTATTTCTCAGCTTTGTTCAATTTCGTCCTCCGACTTCTCTGCGAGCATTAGTTTCTACCATGGCCGGTGTTGGAGAAGATCAGTCTTCTTTCTCCGGAAATCATGATGGTCTTACGGTCGATCCTTCCAAGTCTCAAATCGACGGAGGCGTTAGCGTTACCGACGCTGAAGACTTGAAGTATGGATTCCAGCGACCTGAAATGTACAAGAGCTCTCTTGCCGGAACTGTTGATCCCTACGATCGCCATGTGTTTTTATGCTACAAGAATGCTGAGAGCTGGCCTTCTCGAGTAGAAGCTGCTGAATTCGATCGACTTCCCAGTCTTCTCGCTGCCGCTCTTAAATCTCGTAAGAACGAAATTCAAGGGAAG ATTCGTTTGACGATATGTGAGGGGCGGGATGGTACAGAGTCTACAAATGGGGATGTCTTGATTTTTCCAGATATGGTCCGATATAG GGGTTTGACACACTCTGACGCTGATAATTTCGTTGAGGATGTGCTCGTGAAAGGCTCTACGTGGGTTTCTGGAGCTCCTGAAGCCTTAACTGGCTCACACATATTTGTGTGCTCTCATGGTAGTCGAGACCGGAGATGTGGTGTTTGTGGTCCGGTTCTTATAGATAAGATTAAAGAGGAGACTGAATCACGAGGGCTTAATGATAAGGTATTCGTCAGTCCGTGCTCTCACATTGGGGGGCACAAATATGCTGGGAACTTGATAATTTTCAGTTCGAATTCCGAGGGAATAGTTACTGGTCATTG gtaTGGTTATGTTACTCCTGATGATGTCCCCATTCTGCTTGAGCAGCATATTGGAAAGGGAGAGATTGTAGAACGGCTATGGAG GGGTCAAATGGGTTTGtccaatgaagaagaggaaaacaAAGGTGAACACAAgcattcacccaaaaagaagAAACGTGAACACAAGCATCAAGAAAATGGTGGAATGGCTTATAATGGGACGAACTTGGAGAAAGGGGAGACTGAACCCAAAGGAAGTAGTGGTGAATTCAATCTGAAAGATGGAGGGAGCTGTTGTCAGGGTGCCAATGGGTTTTCATGTTGCAGGGATGAAAAGGTAGAAGGGAAGAGTGAAATTGCAGGAAAGAAACAAAGACAAGGTACTGATGTGCGCAAGAATATGTTTGGCAGGCTCACAGTTTGGGCAGAAACATGGGAGCAAAGTGATATTCTTGCAGCAGCTGCTGTTATTGGAACTGTGGCATCTGTTGCTGTGGCTTATAGCTTCTATCGAAGGTCAGGGTGA